Within the Thermocladium sp. ECH_B genome, the region TAATGGGTTTCTCGTTATATCCCAATAGTATTATGGCTATTTCCCCTGATTTCATGATCCCCCTCATTCTTTGCCTAAATAGTATCGCTTCCGGTCTCTCCGCATCAATGTAATCGAATACCGCTATCTCGTGCGTATTCGCCTTGGTTTCGCTGCCCAACTTATCGATTAATCGCTTAAATGCATTGCTTCTTATAAGTTTATAAGCCCTATATAGATTTATGTTTTGCCTGGCCTTAGCCTCCACATAGTCCCAAAGGGATCCCTCAACTATTCTTTGCCTTATTTCCTGCAATTCATGTGAAATCACGTGAAGGTTATGAAGAGCCAATACTCTCTCCCGCTCATTTCTCGGCATTTCCCTAATCTCTTTCACTGTCTTCTGGCATTTGCCACATGCATATAATAAATAATCATCGCTTAACTCGCTTAGTCTCGCGGTTCTATCGGGTAATATTATTCGCTCATCCCGTGCAAATAATGCATATGATGCGGAATCAAACAAGTCAATTCCAAGGAGGACGGCCAGCGGCATTATGAGGGGGTGCCCAGCGCCAAATAAATGAATGGGCTTACCTGGCGGCGTGTTTAGTTTAGCCGTAATTATCATTTTAATTATGCCAGATAATTCATATTCCTCAAGCAGCGTCGTTGGACTACCTATTGCGTATATATCGAAGCCGAGGTCCCCCATTATCCTGGATGAGTATGCCAGCAGGTCAAGATGGGTTCCTCCCTGGAGGGGCCCCACCCTTAGCATGCGGTGATTAGGGTCCTCCTCATCTAGCTGCATCAGGGCTCGCCTAGCTCTTCTAATTGTCTCCTCCACCTCGGTGATGACTATATCCCGTGGGGTTCCCACGCTCGTGGGCAAGTCAAGGATGACCCCTATATCGGTTCCCAGCTGTACTTGGAAACTGATTATATCATCTGGATCCACATCTATATATCCATATTGAAGCAATTGATACGCGCCGGAATCCGTCATTATCGGCCCATCCCAATTAAAGAGTGAGTGCAGTCCTGTTTCAGCGGCTATCTCTCCATAATTCACCTTGACTAGGTATGCATTAGTTATGAAGTGATTGAATCCGGCCTCCTTAATCTCATCCAGATGCAGGGTTTGCTTTATTGGGTTAATGACTGGAAACATGGTTGGGGTCCTAATAACTCCGTGGGCAGTATGGATCAATCCAATGCGGGCCAAATCATCTTTATCTATTATCTCGAACATTTGCTCCTCCGGAGCGTTATGCCTGTTTCCTCTTTAGGTAATTATCGAAAAGCTCCTTTACGCGCTTAGCAGTTAATCCTGATCCCTCTATGCCGTTTTGAGTAACCCTAACGCCTTCCCCAACCTGGATAATGTTTGCTTCTTGTATGTATTTCACCATTCCTGGGAAATACTTATCCAGCTCCTTGGCGAAATCAGCTAAATCCAAGTATTGCTCTATTAGGATAACCTCGCGCCAATTATTGAATGATATTAGGACCTTGCTTGCCTTCTCTCCCTTGTCATTCACCGCTTCGCTTAACACTATGTTTAAGTTATTATCCATCCCAGCTAAGGTTCCTCTATAGTGACCGGATTCAGTATTTACAATAACCTTCTTGCCAAGCATGGAGGCAACCTCCACTAGGAATCTCCTATTGCTCTCGGCGAGCGACATGAAAGCAAAGCGAAGCAATGCTTTTAAGTGCTTTGGTACATTGAAAATCATGTACTCTTATGAAACTGATCTAGATGTAACCAAGCTGGAGACGGAGGGGCAAGTAACCAGGTTATTCCTAGGCAGCGATGTAGTGATAGAGATACCTTCCCGCTTCTCGTCCGGCATAGGTAAAAAAGTTCATGTAAAGATATCCGAGGAAAAGGATGATCCAAGTAAATGGAGTATCTATATGTGGGGAATAGTTTATGCATCCAGTGATAACTCCTATAAGGCATCCGCCGGCGGCTTCATAATTAGCATAAATAATGCAAGCAACGTGCCGCAAGTCGGAACAAAATTATATATAGGAATTAAATATTGAAACTCTCTTTAATTATTTAATAATTATTTAATATATGTTTTTAATCGAAGCTGGGCGGATTCTCTCCGCCGGCGCCGCCTTCACCGCCCTTGCCGCTGGGGGTCTCTATCTTGCTTGCGGCTATAATCTCGTCTATCCTCATTATCATGGTCATGGCCTCCACGGCTGCCTTCATTGCCTGAACCT harbors:
- a CDS encoding small nuclear ribonucleoprotein (Sm) encodes the protein MSLAESNRRFLVEVASMLGKKVIVNTESGHYRGTLAGMDNNLNIVLSEAVNDKGEKASKVLISFNNWREVILIEQYLDLADFAKELDKYFPGMVKYIQEANIIQVGEGVRVTQNGIEGSGLTAKRVKELFDNYLKRKQA